The Camelina sativa cultivar DH55 chromosome 14, Cs, whole genome shotgun sequence genome includes a window with the following:
- the LOC104742732 gene encoding proline-rich receptor-like protein kinase PERK15 isoform X1: protein MSSSPSNNSIPSVQFPPDPVFPFTNPNTTTTPSQPSIIGPFSPPPLTIESSDDGRLGRAALTILITGAVFGATLVLIGVCIFVCFCKIKKKKKMRRDAEAAINGGDSLDPKGNNFQQSNHESSSSEIGQNLFTYEDLSKATSDFSDSNLIGQGGFGYVHRGVLADGTEVAIKQLKAGSGQGEREFQAEIQTISRVNHRHLVSLLGYCITGSQRLLVYEFVPNKTLEFHLHEKGRPVMEWTKRMKIALGAAKGLSYLHEDCKPKTIHRDVKAANILIDHSYEAKLADFGLARSSLDTDTHVSTRIMGTFGYLAPEYASSGKLTDKSDVFSFGVVLLELITGRRPVDNSQPFADDDSIVDWAKPLMIQALNGGSFDGLVDPRLEDEFDISEMTRMVACAAASVRHSAKRRPKMSQIVRAFEGNISIDDLTEGSAPGHSTIYSLDGSSDYSSTQYKEDLKKFKKMAYESQTFGSSECSVLTSHNGQNPSGSSSITEGNRTTQEIEPEKKTNETIT, encoded by the exons ATGTCATCGTCTCCGTCAAACAACAGCATCCCTTCCGTCCAATTTCCACCGGACCCGGTGTTTCCTTTCACCAATCCAAACACAACCACAACTCCGTCTCAGCCATCGATCATCGGACCTTTTTCGCCGCCTCCTTTAACGATTGAGTCATCAGACGACGGAAGATTGGGAAGAGCAGCATTAACTATACTAATCACTGGAGCAGTTTTTGGAGCTACGCTTGTTCTAATCGGAGTTTGTATCTTCGTTTGTTTctgtaaaataaagaagaagaagaagatgagaagagatGCTGAAGCTGCCATTAATGGAGGAGACTCACTAgatcccaaag GTAATAATTTTCAGCAATCGAACCATGAAAGTAGTTCATCAGAGATTGGACAGAACTTGTTTACATATGAAGATTTGTCTAAAGCAACTAGTGATTTCTCCGACAGTAACCTTATTGGACAAGGTGGGTTTGGTTATGTTCATAGAGGAGTTCTTGCTGATGGAACTGAGGTTGCTATTAAGCAGCTTAAAGCTGGGAGTGGACAAGGCGAACGCGAGTTTCAAGCTGAGATACAGACTATTAGCAGAGTTAATCACAGGcatcttgtttctcttcttgGTTATTGTATTACTGGCTCTCAGAGACTGcttgtttatgagtttgtgCCTAACAAGACTCTCGAGTTTCATTTGCACG AGAAAGGGAGACCTGTAATGGAGTGGACAAAGAGGATGAAGATTGCTTTGGGTGCAGCTAAAGGATTGTCATACTTACATGAAGACT GTAAACCTAAAACAATACACCGGGATGTGAAGGCTGCAAATATTCTGATTGACCATAGCTATGAGGCAAAG TTAGCAGATTTTGGACTGGCCAGGTCTTCTTTAGACACTGATACTCATGTCTCCACTCGGATTATGGGAACATTCGG TTACTTGGCTCCTGAATATGCTTCTTCAGGGAAACTCACTGATAAATCAGATGTTTTCTCATTTGGAGTAGTGCTTCTCGAATTGATAACCGGGCGTCGACCTGTTGATAACTCGCAGCCTTTTGCAGATGATGATAGCATTGTTGATTGG GCAAAACCTTTGATGATACAAGCTCTAAATGGTGGTAGCTTTGACGGTCTTGTTGACCCGAGATTAGAGGATGAGTTTGACATCAGCGAAATGACGAGAATGGTTGCTTGCGCTGCTGCTAGTGTCCGTCATTCAGCAAAACGCCGGCCAAAAATGAGCCAG ATAGTTCGAGCATTTGAAGGAAACATATCGATAGATGACCTTACAGAAGGATCTGCTCCAGGACACAGCACTATTTACAGCTTAGATGGGAGCTCAGATTATAGCTCAACACAATACAAAGAAGACTTGAAGAAATTCAAGAAAATGGCATATGAAAGCCAGACGTTTGGTAGTAGCGAATGCAGCGTTTTGACTAGCCACAACGGTCAGAACCCATCAGGCTCATCTAGCATCACCGAAGGCAACCGTACAACACAAGAGATCGAACCGGAGAAGAAAACGAACGAGACAATAACCTAA
- the LOC104742732 gene encoding proline-rich receptor-like protein kinase PERK15 isoform X2, producing MSSSPSNNSIPSVQFPPDPVFPFTNPNTTTTPSQPSIIGPFSPPPLTIESSDDGRLGRAALTILITGAVFGATLVLIGVCIFVCFCKIKKKKKMRRDAEAAINGGDSLDPKGNNFQQSNHESSSSEIGQNLFTYEDLSKATSDFSDSNLIGQGGFGYVHRGVLADGTEVAIKQLKAGSGQGEREFQAEIQTISRVNHRHLVSLLGYCITGSQRLLVYEFVPNKTLEFHLHEKGRPVMEWTKRMKIALGAAKGLSYLHEDCKPKTIHRDVKAANILIDHSYEAKLADFGLARSSLDTDTHVSTRIMGTFGYLAPEYASSGKLTDKSDVFSFGVVLLELITGRRPVDNSQPFADDDSIVDWVGKTFDDTSSKWW from the exons ATGTCATCGTCTCCGTCAAACAACAGCATCCCTTCCGTCCAATTTCCACCGGACCCGGTGTTTCCTTTCACCAATCCAAACACAACCACAACTCCGTCTCAGCCATCGATCATCGGACCTTTTTCGCCGCCTCCTTTAACGATTGAGTCATCAGACGACGGAAGATTGGGAAGAGCAGCATTAACTATACTAATCACTGGAGCAGTTTTTGGAGCTACGCTTGTTCTAATCGGAGTTTGTATCTTCGTTTGTTTctgtaaaataaagaagaagaagaagatgagaagagatGCTGAAGCTGCCATTAATGGAGGAGACTCACTAgatcccaaag GTAATAATTTTCAGCAATCGAACCATGAAAGTAGTTCATCAGAGATTGGACAGAACTTGTTTACATATGAAGATTTGTCTAAAGCAACTAGTGATTTCTCCGACAGTAACCTTATTGGACAAGGTGGGTTTGGTTATGTTCATAGAGGAGTTCTTGCTGATGGAACTGAGGTTGCTATTAAGCAGCTTAAAGCTGGGAGTGGACAAGGCGAACGCGAGTTTCAAGCTGAGATACAGACTATTAGCAGAGTTAATCACAGGcatcttgtttctcttcttgGTTATTGTATTACTGGCTCTCAGAGACTGcttgtttatgagtttgtgCCTAACAAGACTCTCGAGTTTCATTTGCACG AGAAAGGGAGACCTGTAATGGAGTGGACAAAGAGGATGAAGATTGCTTTGGGTGCAGCTAAAGGATTGTCATACTTACATGAAGACT GTAAACCTAAAACAATACACCGGGATGTGAAGGCTGCAAATATTCTGATTGACCATAGCTATGAGGCAAAG TTAGCAGATTTTGGACTGGCCAGGTCTTCTTTAGACACTGATACTCATGTCTCCACTCGGATTATGGGAACATTCGG TTACTTGGCTCCTGAATATGCTTCTTCAGGGAAACTCACTGATAAATCAGATGTTTTCTCATTTGGAGTAGTGCTTCTCGAATTGATAACCGGGCGTCGACCTGTTGATAACTCGCAGCCTTTTGCAGATGATGATAGCATTGTTGATTGGGTTG GCAAAACCTTTGATGATACAAGCTCTAAATGGTGGTAG